One window from the genome of Fulvivirga lutea encodes:
- a CDS encoding class I SAM-dependent methyltransferase, whose amino-acid sequence MQVLATKHLINCQFAVDRYQALKKLGAQEKIAEIGVLGGDLSEWFMKNLAPKEVHMIDLYNCADFPGRDRFTKRQHEGFIHNRFENEIKESKAIIKKGISWEVMAHYPNNYFDLIYIDAGHDYNSVKKDLEASANKIKDGGYIVMNDYIMYDHLSNTKYGVVQATNEFCIKNDWEFIYYAFHPNLFCDVVLRKIN is encoded by the coding sequence ATGCAGGTATTAGCAACCAAACATTTAATTAATTGCCAGTTTGCTGTAGATAGATATCAGGCTCTGAAGAAACTTGGCGCTCAAGAAAAGATAGCGGAAATTGGGGTACTTGGGGGAGATTTGTCGGAATGGTTCATGAAAAATTTAGCCCCAAAGGAAGTGCATATGATTGATCTATATAATTGTGCAGACTTCCCAGGAAGAGACAGGTTCACGAAGCGTCAACATGAAGGATTTATTCATAATCGCTTTGAAAATGAGATAAAAGAGAGTAAAGCAATTATTAAAAAAGGTATTTCGTGGGAGGTTATGGCTCATTATCCTAATAACTATTTTGATCTTATATACATAGATGCTGGACATGATTATAATTCTGTAAAAAAAGACTTAGAAGCCAGTGCCAACAAAATAAAAGATGGAGGTTACATCGTAATGAATGACTACATCATGTACGATCATCTTTCTAACACTAAATATGGTGTTGTACAAGCCACTAATGAATTCTGTATTAAGAATGATTGGGAATTCATATAT
- a CDS encoding glycosyltransferase family 2 protein: MYILAVTTYNRLSFLKNLLDSFCENINSEWQLIIADDGSTDGTLEYLGKLHIPKVSVTIIKNNRKGIHYQFNTIIKELENIDFDYCFKCDDDIEFIRPGWEDIYINAIQESGYHHLCHFDTSWRPEKNLIPPVKKDPLISHCEGKDVQGSFFTLTPKVIKKVGYMDVENFGFRGVGHIDYTLRACRAGFNDINHPFDVQVSNEYITHQNADYKSAMNLHIQNALEDDTDTQRKYELIKDQSRIYVGYNENNKVLNTELERDLLLKRLDTLENEKRWYEATYGHQPRWFIRLGKALYFIRNLFKN; encoded by the coding sequence ATGTACATTCTGGCTGTAACTACATATAATCGATTAAGTTTTCTTAAGAACCTTCTTGATTCTTTTTGTGAAAATATCAATTCTGAATGGCAATTAATCATTGCCGATGATGGCTCGACAGATGGCACCTTAGAATACCTGGGAAAACTTCATATTCCTAAAGTTTCTGTTACAATAATAAAGAATAATAGGAAAGGAATACATTACCAATTTAACACAATTATAAAAGAACTTGAAAATATTGACTTTGACTATTGTTTCAAATGTGATGATGACATTGAGTTTATAAGGCCTGGTTGGGAAGACATCTATATTAATGCTATACAAGAAAGCGGCTATCATCATCTCTGTCACTTCGACACATCTTGGAGACCAGAAAAAAATCTTATCCCTCCTGTAAAAAAAGACCCTCTTATAAGCCATTGTGAAGGAAAGGATGTGCAAGGGTCATTTTTTACTTTAACGCCAAAAGTAATTAAAAAGGTGGGTTACATGGATGTAGAAAATTTTGGATTTAGAGGAGTAGGTCATATTGATTATACATTAAGAGCGTGCCGTGCCGGCTTTAATGACATTAACCATCCTTTTGATGTTCAGGTTAGTAACGAATACATTACGCACCAAAATGCAGATTATAAGTCTGCCATGAATTTGCATATTCAAAATGCTTTGGAAGATGACACAGATACCCAAAGGAAATATGAGCTTATTAAAGACCAATCAAGAATTTATGTGGGTTATAATGAAAACAACAAAGTATTAAATACTGAGCTGGAAAGAGATTTACTACTCAAGCGATTAGACACCCTTGAAAACGAGAAACGATGGTATGAGGCAACATATGGACACCAGCCTCGTTGGTTTATTCGATTAGGAAAAGCATTATATTTTATTCGTAATTTATTCAAGAATTAG